The Edaphobacter sp. 12200R-103 genome contains a region encoding:
- a CDS encoding flavin reductase family protein: MKFDLETAKPREIYNLLIGLVAPRPVALITTMEEDGTLNAAPFSAYNYLCTDPPIVGIGVANRSSEEPIHKDTARNIGRSGEFVINVVTEDIAQQMNICATDFPAGVSELEMANLESAPSAVVKVPRIASAHAALECREHTTLEIGRSRIILGRVVSIYVEDRYVDPAGPYIHAEQLHAIGRMNGLGSYVRTRDSFLTIPRIPYSAWQKKQE, translated from the coding sequence GTGAAGTTTGATCTTGAGACCGCCAAGCCGCGTGAGATTTACAACCTGCTGATCGGGCTGGTAGCTCCGCGTCCCGTTGCGCTGATTACGACGATGGAGGAAGATGGGACCTTGAACGCTGCTCCCTTCAGCGCCTACAACTATCTCTGCACCGATCCGCCCATCGTGGGTATCGGGGTGGCAAACCGATCCTCCGAAGAACCCATTCACAAAGATACGGCACGCAATATCGGCCGGTCGGGCGAGTTTGTGATCAATGTCGTGACCGAAGATATTGCCCAGCAGATGAATATCTGCGCGACGGATTTTCCCGCGGGCGTTTCGGAGCTGGAGATGGCAAACCTTGAGTCAGCGCCATCGGCGGTTGTAAAGGTGCCTCGAATCGCCTCTGCGCACGCTGCACTGGAGTGCCGGGAGCATACTACGCTGGAGATTGGCCGGTCGCGCATTATTCTGGGACGTGTGGTCTCGATCTATGTTGAAGATCGTTACGTCGATCCTGCAGGACCCTATATTCATGCCGAGCAACTGCATGCAATCGGGCGCATGAATGGGCTGGGATCGTATGTCCGGACGCGCGACAGCTTCCTTACGATCCCGCGTATTCCTTATTCAGCGTGGCAGAAGAAGCAGGAGTAG
- a CDS encoding MFS transporter, which produces MGFRAEFRSLTSTQRSTFAACFMGWTLDAFDFFLLTVCLKAIAAEFHVGIPKIAEAIFWTLVMRPLGALIFGVLAERYGRRPTLIVNIISFSIFELASAFAPTLQVFMICRALFGIAMGGEWGVGAALALESMPAGRRGFFSGLLQEGYVVGNLLAAALYGTLFPHLHGTGMMTGWRVMFMIGALPALLAFYMQFKVEESPTWLEAAQRRRSEGKKSVRIELRQIVQYLPTFLFLVALMTAFNSFSHGTQDLYPTLLEKDHGLDPSRVGFIVVVSNIGAMLGGITCGALSEKFGRKRMIIIAALASIPMIPLWAWSHTVPLLALGGFLMQFAVQGAFGVIPAHLNELSPSPVRAVFPGFTYQLGNLISSRNGVFQAKLAQYFSGGPLNLVMSWTVVIGAFAIAIITGLGREARGEDWTRMEQSSLASETTTNRR; this is translated from the coding sequence ATGGGTTTTCGCGCGGAGTTCAGGTCGCTAACCTCCACCCAGAGAAGCACCTTCGCAGCGTGCTTTATGGGCTGGACGCTGGATGCGTTTGACTTCTTTCTTCTGACCGTTTGCCTGAAGGCGATTGCGGCGGAATTCCATGTCGGGATTCCGAAGATCGCCGAGGCTATCTTCTGGACGCTGGTGATGCGACCGCTCGGCGCGTTGATCTTCGGGGTTCTTGCAGAGAGATATGGCAGGCGGCCGACCCTGATCGTCAACATCATCTCGTTTTCGATCTTTGAGCTGGCTTCGGCGTTCGCCCCGACTCTCCAGGTCTTCATGATCTGCCGGGCGCTGTTCGGCATCGCCATGGGAGGAGAGTGGGGTGTGGGCGCCGCGCTCGCGCTGGAGTCCATGCCTGCCGGCAGGCGCGGTTTCTTTTCCGGTCTCCTGCAGGAGGGATACGTCGTCGGCAATCTGCTGGCCGCAGCGCTTTATGGCACCCTCTTTCCGCACCTGCACGGAACAGGGATGATGACCGGCTGGCGGGTCATGTTCATGATCGGCGCCCTGCCGGCTCTACTGGCCTTCTACATGCAGTTCAAGGTGGAGGAATCTCCTACCTGGCTGGAGGCCGCTCAGCGCAGGAGATCAGAAGGAAAGAAGTCGGTGCGCATCGAACTGCGGCAGATTGTGCAATATCTGCCGACATTCCTCTTCCTTGTGGCGCTGATGACCGCCTTCAACTCGTTCAGCCATGGAACGCAGGATCTGTATCCGACGCTGCTCGAGAAGGATCACGGCCTCGATCCCAGCCGGGTGGGTTTCATCGTGGTGGTTTCAAACATCGGGGCGATGCTGGGAGGCATCACCTGCGGCGCGCTTTCAGAAAAGTTTGGGCGCAAACGGATGATCATCATCGCCGCGCTCGCCTCCATCCCTATGATTCCTCTCTGGGCCTGGTCCCACACGGTTCCTCTGCTGGCGCTGGGTGGATTCCTGATGCAATTTGCCGTGCAGGGCGCCTTCGGGGTGATTCCGGCTCATCTAAACGAGCTTTCACCGTCCCCGGTGCGGGCCGTCTTTCCAGGATTTACCTACCAGCTCGGCAATCTCATCTCTTCACGGAACGGGGTCTTTCAGGCGAAGCTGGCGCAGTATTTCTCCGGTGGTCCACTCAATCTGGTGATGTCCTGGACGGTGGTGATCGGGGCATTTGCCATTGCGATCATTACTGGTCTGGGGCGGGAGGCGCGTGGCGAAGACTGGACCCGGATGGAGCAGTCCTCGCTTGCCTCTGAAACCACAACCAACCGTCGTTGA
- a CDS encoding YceI family protein: MRNRSLMAMALGLAAMACAGAQAQTSTWNIDPAHSSINFTVRHMGVSNVHGSINNVKGTVVYDEQDITKSSVQATADTSTVNTNVERRDQDLKSAKYFDVAQFPQLSFKSTSVSKSDGKLTLTGELTLHGVTKAVTLDLDGPAPPQTDKSGKTRSGFSASGVLKRTDFGVGTGTPGVVVGDEVKYSIDVEIDKQ, encoded by the coding sequence ATGCGCAATCGCTCGCTGATGGCCATGGCTCTCGGTCTTGCCGCAATGGCCTGCGCTGGAGCCCAGGCCCAAACCTCCACCTGGAATATCGATCCCGCCCACTCGAGCATCAACTTCACGGTCCGCCACATGGGCGTCTCCAACGTCCACGGCTCGATCAACAACGTTAAGGGAACCGTTGTCTATGACGAGCAGGACATCACCAAGTCTTCCGTGCAGGCGACCGCGGACACCTCGACCGTCAACACCAATGTTGAGAGACGTGACCAGGATTTGAAGTCCGCAAAATATTTCGACGTGGCTCAGTTCCCGCAGCTCAGCTTCAAATCGACCTCGGTGTCGAAGTCTGACGGTAAGCTGACCCTGACAGGAGAGCTGACGCTGCACGGCGTGACCAAAGCCGTGACCCTCGACCTCGACGGCCCCGCACCGCCACAGACCGATAAGAGCGGGAAGACCCGCAGCGGATTTTCAGCCTCCGGCGTGCTGAAACGGACGGACTTTGGCGTTGGCACAGGAACTCCAGGCGTTGTCGTGGGTGATGAAGTGAAGTATTCGATCGACGTGGAGATCGACAAACAGTAG
- a CDS encoding response regulator transcription factor — MTVVTFDPSRDEDDNNIDDAESVGGIRVILADSQAIYRVGMRKIFALEDDIRVVAQVETLGNLYAALQRYPTDVVLLEGQLISGTVDAIPELVRRAPDAKLIVQVTETDESNTVELYRRGVRGVVPRSISPDLLVKCVRKIAEGETWIDNRSISWVIEAYRSQAATLTDPKVQPKLSKKELAIISCITRGMRNKEIAYQIGTTEQVIKNYLRKIYDKLGVSDRLELALYCLHHELLKHYAKEIESLATVQVQPMQPLRAKM; from the coding sequence ATGACAGTTGTTACTTTCGATCCCTCACGGGATGAAGACGACAATAATATTGACGATGCTGAATCCGTTGGCGGGATTCGAGTCATCCTCGCCGACTCGCAGGCGATCTACCGCGTAGGAATGCGCAAGATCTTCGCCCTGGAAGATGATATCCGGGTGGTGGCGCAGGTAGAAACCCTGGGCAATCTTTATGCTGCGCTGCAGCGCTATCCGACGGACGTCGTCCTTCTTGAAGGCCAACTGATCTCAGGAACGGTCGATGCCATTCCCGAGCTGGTACGACGCGCACCTGACGCCAAGCTGATCGTACAGGTGACGGAAACCGATGAGTCCAACACCGTGGAACTCTACCGCCGTGGGGTGCGCGGGGTGGTTCCGCGATCCATCTCTCCTGATCTGTTGGTGAAGTGCGTTCGCAAGATCGCGGAGGGTGAGACGTGGATCGACAACCGTTCTATCAGCTGGGTGATCGAAGCCTATCGCTCCCAGGCCGCGACCTTGACCGATCCGAAGGTGCAGCCCAAGCTTTCAAAGAAAGAGCTTGCCATCATCAGCTGCATCACTCGTGGCATGCGCAATAAGGAGATTGCCTACCAGATCGGAACCACGGAGCAGGTTATCAAGAACTACCTTCGCAAGATATACGACAAGCTCGGTGTCTCGGACCGTCTGGAACTGGCGCTTTACTGCCTGCATCACGAACTCCTGAAGCATTACGCGAAGGAGATTGAGAGCCTGGCGACAGTACAGGTGCAGCCCATGCAGCCGCTCCGGGCCAAGATGTAG
- a CDS encoding PilZ domain-containing protein: MGYWMKLKEENPVRTAVRFPMKLPLQIQTPRGELHAVTENISANGLLFVSEHILELNSRIEFTIAMPAAVMGSTTDVKIHCVGRVVRCFQQDNTSKAAAVIDEYFLKA, encoded by the coding sequence ATGGGGTATTGGATGAAACTCAAAGAAGAGAATCCGGTTCGTACGGCGGTACGATTTCCCATGAAGCTCCCCTTACAGATTCAGACCCCGAGAGGTGAACTCCATGCGGTGACGGAGAACATCTCGGCGAACGGGTTGCTGTTTGTAAGTGAACATATACTTGAACTTAATAGCAGGATCGAGTTTACGATCGCTATGCCGGCCGCTGTGATGGGGTCGACGACAGACGTGAAGATCCATTGTGTAGGCCGGGTGGTCCGATGCTTTCAGCAGGACAATACAAGCAAAGCAGCGGCCGTAATTGATGAATATTTCCTAAAGGCTTGA
- the rpsP gene encoding 30S ribosomal protein S16 has translation MIRLARVGARKQPHYRVVVIEKDRARNGRSIEVVGTYNPRTNPASVDFKRDRIDYWTSKGAQLSDRVQKLLASVPAVESAPAA, from the coding sequence ATGATCCGTTTGGCGCGCGTTGGAGCGCGTAAGCAGCCCCACTATCGCGTCGTTGTTATTGAAAAGGATCGTGCTCGCAACGGTCGCTCCATCGAGGTGGTTGGCACCTATAACCCGCGCACCAATCCGGCCAGCGTCGACTTCAAGCGTGATCGCATCGATTACTGGACAAGCAAGGGAGCGCAGCTCTCCGACCGTGTCCAGAAGCTTCTGGCGAGCGTTCCTGCCGTCGAATCGGCTCCCGCCGCCTGA
- a CDS encoding KH domain-containing protein produces MTQTQQRAGENNGVTNMVELIGDIARALVDLPDSVAVESFDEEDSTVIRLRVAPTDIGKVIGKQGRTARSMRTILSAASMKLKHRFALDIVEEQSQQS; encoded by the coding sequence ATGACCCAGACCCAGCAGAGGGCGGGCGAAAATAATGGCGTGACGAATATGGTCGAACTGATTGGCGATATCGCGCGTGCCTTGGTTGACTTGCCGGACAGCGTCGCCGTCGAGTCCTTCGATGAAGAAGACTCTACCGTCATCCGGCTTCGCGTCGCTCCCACCGATATCGGAAAAGTCATCGGAAAGCAAGGAAGAACCGCACGATCGATGCGCACCATCCTTTCAGCGGCCAGCATGAAGCTGAAGCACCGCTTTGCGCTCGATATCGTCGAAGAGCAGTCGCAGCAATCCTGA
- the rimM gene encoding ribosome maturation factor RimM (Essential for efficient processing of 16S rRNA) — translation MLESLSSWVVLAHLLRPQGRKGELLAELLTDFPDRLAGRKGLFLTDPEASNHQEPRAVEVLSAWLPVGRNRGRIVLQFAGIESISAAETMAGLDLVVCEEDRIPIEEGSAYVSDLVGCKLFDNSVTIGVVTDVQFLTAPDGARLDEAAPLLVIEALDHSEILIPFVKAFIQQIDLPGRKLLMNLPAGLIDVNRQG, via the coding sequence ATGCTGGAGAGTTTATCTTCGTGGGTCGTACTCGCCCATCTGCTTCGTCCGCAGGGACGCAAGGGAGAGTTGCTGGCTGAGCTGCTGACCGATTTTCCCGATCGCCTCGCTGGGCGGAAAGGTCTTTTCCTGACCGATCCAGAAGCCTCTAACCATCAGGAGCCCCGCGCCGTTGAGGTCCTCTCGGCATGGCTTCCCGTCGGTCGAAATCGCGGCCGGATCGTACTTCAGTTTGCCGGAATCGAAAGCATCTCCGCAGCAGAAACCATGGCCGGTCTCGATCTGGTGGTGTGCGAAGAAGATCGTATTCCCATCGAAGAAGGCTCTGCGTATGTCAGCGATCTTGTCGGATGTAAACTTTTCGATAACTCAGTAACCATAGGAGTGGTTACTGATGTTCAGTTTCTGACAGCCCCGGATGGGGCGAGACTTGACGAGGCGGCTCCCCTGCTGGTCATCGAGGCTCTAGATCACTCTGAGATTTTGATCCCATTTGTCAAGGCCTTCATCCAACAGATCGATCTTCCCGGCCGGAAGCTCCTCATGAACCTGCCGGCCGGACTGATCGATGTTAATCGCCAGGGTTAG
- the trmD gene encoding tRNA (guanosine(37)-N1)-methyltransferase TrmD — translation MRFDLISIFPDFFASIFEYGILRRARGAGLVEIATHDLRSFTHDRHRTVDDRPFGGGEGMILKLEPLYDAVSSLNITHKRERDPLRESVILLSAQGRPFTQKIAYDLSGLERVVLICGRYEGVDERVNELLCDRELSIGDYVLSGGELGAAVIVDAVTRLLPGALGHPDSSRFESFGAQDSADESKDSGGAPRTTHGAGGILDYPHYTRPAEFAGITVPEVLQEGNHEAIRAWRRRMALRKTLENRPDLLEKADLTVQDRRILEDLRQESERMRDQSL, via the coding sequence ATGCGCTTTGACCTCATTTCCATCTTTCCGGATTTTTTTGCCAGCATCTTTGAGTACGGCATCCTCAGACGCGCTCGCGGCGCGGGTCTGGTAGAGATTGCAACTCACGATCTACGAAGCTTTACCCACGACCGGCATCGTACCGTTGACGACAGGCCCTTCGGCGGAGGAGAAGGCATGATCCTCAAACTAGAACCACTCTACGATGCTGTCTCTTCGCTGAACATCACCCATAAGCGGGAGCGTGATCCCCTGAGAGAGTCGGTCATTTTACTTTCCGCGCAGGGTCGGCCCTTCACCCAAAAGATTGCCTATGATCTCTCTGGTCTGGAGCGAGTGGTTCTGATCTGCGGGCGTTATGAAGGCGTGGATGAAAGGGTGAATGAGCTTCTGTGCGATCGCGAGCTGTCGATCGGCGACTATGTGCTCTCAGGCGGAGAACTGGGCGCTGCAGTCATCGTAGACGCGGTGACAAGGCTGCTCCCCGGAGCGTTGGGGCACCCGGATTCGTCGCGCTTTGAAAGCTTCGGAGCGCAGGACAGCGCTGACGAATCCAAGGATTCCGGGGGCGCGCCACGGACAACGCACGGAGCTGGAGGAATTCTGGATTATCCTCACTACACCCGCCCGGCCGAGTTCGCGGGTATCACGGTCCCGGAGGTCCTGCAGGAGGGCAACCATGAAGCCATCCGGGCGTGGCGCCGGAGAATGGCTCTCCGCAAGACGTTGGAGAACAGGCCAGATCTGCTGGAAAAAGCGGACCTGACCGTGCAAGACCGAAGAATCCTGGAGGATCTGAGGCAAGAATCTGAAAGGATGCGCGATCAGTCCTTGTAA
- the rplS gene encoding 50S ribosomal protein L19, protein MSIHPIMQKLAAKLERTDIPDFAPGDTVRVQVKIREGEKERLQAFEGIVIACRKGPHGTFTVRKMSFGQGVERIFPYNSKVVDRVQKIRSYEVRRSKLFYLRALRGKAARLREVERAS, encoded by the coding sequence ATGTCTATTCATCCCATCATGCAGAAACTGGCCGCGAAGCTTGAGCGGACCGATATCCCCGACTTCGCTCCAGGCGACACTGTCCGCGTTCAGGTTAAGATCCGTGAGGGTGAGAAAGAGCGTCTCCAGGCATTTGAAGGAATTGTGATCGCCTGCCGTAAGGGGCCTCACGGCACCTTCACCGTTCGCAAGATGAGCTTCGGCCAGGGTGTGGAGCGTATCTTCCCTTACAACTCCAAGGTCGTGGATCGCGTCCAGAAGATTCGCTCCTACGAGGTTCGCCGTTCGAAGCTCTTTTACCTTCGCGCTCTGCGTGGCAAGGCTGCCCGCCTCCGCGAGGTCGAGCGGGCTAGCTAA
- a CDS encoding ribonuclease HII, giving the protein MASSTPLRTQRTVTAATAKQQMLRQLICSDAPEQALRYCGYRVIAGVDEVGRGALFGPVVAAAVILPERIKGLATAGLKDSKQLLRKDRERLERKIRKVALAISVAEVDAETIDRVNIYQATRIAMLTAVRGLPIEPDHLLIDAMRIDHPCRQTKLIYGDSLSLSIAAASVVAKVHRDALMRELDTVHPGYGLASHKGYGTPEHRRALTALGPCALHRRTFAPVRAVDPDAAIEDLVAGDLFEMDPEEGAATWAND; this is encoded by the coding sequence ATGGCTTCCTCGACTCCACTGCGCACCCAGAGAACCGTCACCGCGGCTACGGCGAAGCAGCAGATGCTGCGGCAACTGATCTGCAGCGATGCTCCGGAACAGGCTCTCCGTTATTGCGGCTATCGCGTCATAGCCGGTGTAGACGAGGTGGGCCGGGGTGCTCTGTTCGGGCCCGTGGTTGCCGCTGCGGTGATTCTTCCCGAACGGATCAAGGGGCTGGCTACTGCCGGACTCAAGGACTCCAAGCAGCTTCTGCGCAAAGACCGCGAGCGGTTGGAACGGAAGATCCGCAAGGTTGCATTGGCTATCAGCGTGGCGGAGGTTGACGCTGAAACCATCGACCGCGTCAACATCTATCAGGCCACACGGATCGCCATGCTGACGGCCGTTCGAGGGCTACCGATCGAGCCTGACCATCTGCTGATCGACGCCATGCGGATCGATCATCCCTGCAGGCAGACGAAGCTGATCTACGGGGACTCCCTAAGTCTTTCGATCGCGGCGGCCTCTGTCGTCGCCAAGGTGCATCGTGACGCCCTGATGCGCGAGCTGGATACCGTGCATCCCGGATATGGGTTGGCCTCGCACAAGGGCTATGGCACGCCGGAACATCGGAGGGCGTTGACGGCGCTGGGGCCTTGTGCCCTGCACCGCAGGACCTTTGCTCCCGTCAGAGCGGTCGATCCGGATGCCGCGATTGAGGACCTGGTCGCGGGCGACCTCTTCGAGATGGATCCAGAGGAAGGAGCCGCAACTTGGGCCAACGACTGA
- a CDS encoding PIG-L deacetylase family protein — protein sequence MGQRLMCVVAHPDDECFGFGGALALAADHVIETSVLCMTDGQAATHRGSAESGLELGASRRREFAASCEVLGVTEHEVLGYHDGQLQNVPVLEAVEHLVRRMRRFQPDVVITFGSDGGLNVHLDHMMVSFWTTTAFHWAGRSNRFPEITTVFQPRRLFHLSTDVFLPDRQPPIPSPWTVALDIETTRKRKSEAFERHASQAPLMERTKPFFAEYGGTEFYTLVAEKEPKPARQMTDLFEGLS from the coding sequence TTGGGCCAACGACTGATGTGCGTGGTGGCGCACCCGGACGACGAGTGTTTTGGATTTGGCGGAGCGCTGGCGCTGGCTGCAGATCACGTTATCGAGACATCGGTCCTCTGTATGACAGACGGCCAGGCGGCAACCCACCGCGGCTCGGCTGAATCCGGGCTGGAGCTGGGAGCCTCCCGGCGGAGGGAGTTCGCGGCCTCCTGCGAGGTGCTTGGAGTGACCGAGCATGAGGTTCTGGGCTATCACGATGGACAGCTCCAGAATGTTCCCGTACTCGAAGCGGTGGAGCATCTGGTAAGGCGGATGCGGCGATTTCAACCGGACGTTGTCATTACCTTCGGCAGCGATGGCGGGCTGAATGTACACCTGGACCACATGATGGTCTCCTTCTGGACAACGACGGCCTTCCATTGGGCGGGCCGCTCCAACCGCTTTCCGGAGATAACCACCGTCTTCCAGCCAAGGCGGTTATTCCATCTGAGCACCGATGTGTTCCTTCCAGACCGTCAGCCGCCCATACCGAGCCCCTGGACGGTAGCTCTGGATATTGAAACGACGCGGAAGCGGAAGAGCGAAGCCTTCGAAAGGCACGCCTCCCAGGCGCCGCTGATGGAGCGCACAAAGCCGTTCTTTGCGGAGTATGGCGGTACTGAGTTTTACACACTGGTAGCGGAGAAGGAACCCAAGCCAGCGCGGCAGATGACGGATTTGTTCGAGGGCTTGTCCTGA
- the pdxH gene encoding pyridoxamine 5'-phosphate oxidase, translating into MDWRAVEQAFDPLPIFHEWLLEAEKSEPNDPNAAALATATGDGAPSVRMVLVKKVDERGFCFYTNADSRKGCELKENPRAALCFHWKSLRRQVRVEGPVVELPAEDADRYFQSRSRMSQVGAAVSQQSRPLKSRQRLEELVERFDAEHPGGISRPEYWHGYAVVPERIELWMDGDYRLHNRFLFVRKGDEWTRTRLFP; encoded by the coding sequence ATGGACTGGCGTGCCGTTGAACAAGCCTTCGATCCCCTTCCCATCTTTCATGAATGGCTGCTAGAGGCGGAGAAGAGCGAGCCAAACGATCCGAATGCCGCGGCGCTGGCGACGGCGACTGGAGACGGTGCTCCCAGCGTCCGAATGGTCCTGGTGAAGAAGGTGGATGAGCGCGGGTTCTGCTTCTACACCAATGCCGACAGCCGTAAGGGATGCGAACTGAAGGAGAATCCGCGGGCAGCACTGTGCTTTCACTGGAAGAGCCTGCGGCGCCAGGTACGGGTGGAGGGTCCGGTGGTAGAGCTGCCGGCGGAGGACGCGGACCGGTACTTCCAGAGCCGGTCACGCATGAGCCAGGTGGGCGCTGCAGTTTCGCAACAGAGCAGGCCACTTAAGAGCCGGCAGCGTCTTGAAGAGTTGGTAGAGCGGTTTGATGCCGAGCATCCAGGGGGGATTTCCCGCCCGGAATACTGGCACGGCTATGCAGTAGTTCCGGAGCGGATCGAGCTATGGATGGATGGAGATTACAGGCTGCATAACCGGTTTCTTTTTGTCCGCAAGGGGGATGAATGGACACGGACGAGACTCTTTCCGTAG